The proteins below are encoded in one region of Deinococcus metalli:
- a CDS encoding D-alanine--D-alanine ligase family protein — protein MKKRILLLAGGQSGEHEVSLMSARSVLAALPPDQFDVTPVVISKEGRWLPPTQTQHALEQGVAPSGGDLVLHRAASAEGYDAVFPILHGPMGEDGTVQGLLTLAGIPFVGSGVLGSAVSMDKVMTKQVLASAGIAQVAWRLAVRREWTDRPEAVRASADALGYPLFVKPANLGSSVGISKVHGPDELDTALTLAFSLDRRVILEAMTTHRPREVEVGILGNDAPIASPVGELRFGAEFYDYETKYTEGRATMHIPAPLPEGVAARVRELALRAFRALDCAGLARVDFFYVEETGEVLLNEVNTMPGFTTTSMYPKLFEAAGLSYSALVARLVELALERR, from the coding sequence GTGAAGAAGCGCATCCTGCTGCTGGCCGGCGGTCAGTCCGGTGAACATGAGGTCAGCCTGATGAGCGCCCGCAGCGTCCTCGCGGCCCTGCCGCCTGACCAGTTCGACGTGACCCCGGTGGTGATCAGCAAGGAGGGCCGCTGGCTGCCGCCCACCCAGACCCAGCACGCCCTCGAGCAGGGTGTGGCCCCCAGTGGCGGCGACCTGGTGCTGCACCGCGCCGCCAGCGCCGAGGGCTACGACGCGGTCTTTCCGATCCTACACGGCCCCATGGGCGAGGACGGCACCGTGCAGGGCCTGCTGACCCTGGCCGGCATTCCCTTCGTGGGCAGCGGCGTGCTGGGTTCGGCCGTGAGCATGGACAAGGTGATGACCAAGCAGGTGCTCGCGTCGGCCGGCATCGCGCAGGTGGCGTGGCGGCTCGCGGTGCGCCGCGAGTGGACAGACCGGCCGGAGGCGGTTCGCGCCAGCGCCGACGCCCTGGGGTACCCGCTGTTCGTGAAGCCCGCCAACCTGGGGTCCAGCGTTGGCATCAGCAAGGTGCACGGTCCGGACGAACTGGACACCGCGCTCACGCTGGCGTTCTCGCTCGACCGCCGCGTGATCCTGGAGGCCATGACCACCCACCGGCCCCGCGAAGTCGAGGTGGGCATCCTCGGGAACGACGCGCCCATTGCCAGCCCGGTCGGCGAGCTGCGTTTCGGGGCCGAGTTCTACGACTACGAGACGAAGTACACCGAGGGCCGCGCCACCATGCATATTCCCGCGCCGCTGCCCGAGGGGGTCGCCGCGCGCGTGCGGGAACTGGCCCTGCGCGCCTTCCGCGCCCTGGACTGCGCGGGCCTGGCGCGGGTGGACTTCTTCTATGTCGAGGAGACCGGCGAGGTGCTGCTGAACGAGGTGAACACCATGCCGGGCTTCACCACGACCAGCATGTACCCCAAGCTGTTCGAGGCCGCCGGCCTGAGCTACAGCGCCCTGGTGGCGCGCCTGGTGGAACTCGCCCTCGAACGCCGCTGA